The genomic interval TCGCGGAGCCACGCGTAGAGGCCGGGGTCCAGGTCGTGGACGCCCTCGCCGCCGGGGACGAGCAGGGTGTGCGGGGTCTCCGCGTCGGTGAGCGCGAGGTCGGGCGTCAGCATCAGGCCGCTGCTGGTACGGACGGGCCCGCCGTCGAGCGTCGCGGTGCGCACCTCGTACGCCGGCTCGCCGGTCACCACCCGAGGTGTGTCGAACACTTCGAGCGGGCCGGTGACATCGAGACTCTGGACGCCCTCGAAGAGGACGATGAGCACGGTGCGACAGGGCGTCATGGGACCATCCTGACCGCGCCCCCGGAACAGCCGCAATGACGGATACCCCACCTTTCCTGCCATCGCGCCGCCCCCCTTCCCGCCATACCAACCAGTCGGTAGCGTGCGGCCATGACCACTCTCCCGCCGCGGGCCGGCCGTCGCTGTCACAACTTCCTCAACCCCCTGCACTCCACGGTGTACTTCTCCCCCGACCTCCTCACGGAGATGGCCGCGATCGGTGTGGCGGACCGGCGCGGCGCCTACTTCGCGTCACGGGCGGCCGCCCTCGGCCGGGTGGGCGCGGGCGCGGTCACCGCGACGTTCTACGGCTTCGCGCCCTCGCTGGTCGCCCGGCACGTCCCGGCCGTCTGGGACACCGCCGCGCCGGAGACGGTCCTCCCGGCCCGGCTGCGCGCCGTCGACAGCACCCTGCGCAGGCTGCTCGGCGACGACGCCGTGACCTCGGCGGACATGGCCGAGGCCGCGGAGCTGGCCCTGCGCGCCGCCGAGGCCTGCTCCCCCGCCGCCCGCCCGCTGTACGCGGCCCACGCCGGTCTGCCCGTGCCGGAGGCGCCGCACCTGGCCTTCTGGCACGCCGCCACCCTGCTGCGCGAGCACCGCGGCGACGGACACCTGACGGCGCTGCTGCGGGCCGGGCTCGACCCCGTGGAGTCGCTCCTCAGCCACCAGGCGAGCGGCCACGGGATGAGCCCGAAGTGGGTCCTCGCCACGCGCGGCTGGAGCGAGGAGGAGCTGACCGCGGGACAGGAGCGGCTGCGCGGGCGGGGGTTGCTGGCCGCCGACGGGGAGCTGACGGAGGAGGGGCTCGGGCTGCGCAAGGATCTGGAGGACGAGACGGACCGCCTGGACGCGGCCCCGTACGAGCACCTGGGCGCGGCGGGCGTGGCCCGGCTCACGGAGCTGGCCGGTGGCTTCGCGGCGGCGGCGTTCGCGGCGGGCGCCTTCCCGGCGGACCTGGTCGGCAAGGGCTGACGCGACTCCGCGGGGTGGCGGCGCTCAGCCGGTGCGAGCGGGGCGCGGGTCGGGCAGGGTGCCGTCCGGCCAGAGGCTGTCGGGGAAGACGGCCTCGTCGGAGTCGGTGTCGGGCAGGAGGGTGGCGAGCATCCGCCGGGCCGCCCTCGCATTGTCGGCGGCGCGGGGCAGCATGACGCTTTCGTAGGAGTCGAGGGCCTCGTCGACGGTGGGGTGGTCGATGACGGCCCGGGCGAGTTCGGCGCCGTCGAGCAGGGCGAGGTTGGCGCCGACGCCGGCGGGCGGCATCAGGTGGGCGGCGTCGCCGAGCAGGGTGACGCCGGGGACGCGCTGCCAGGAGTGGGGCACGGGGAGGACGAACATGGGGCGGTCGATGAAGCCGCCCTCGTTGTCGCGCAGGATGTCCAGCAGGCTCTCGTGCCAGCCCTGGTACCGGGCGAGGAGGCGGGCGCGTACGGCTTCGGTGTCCGCGAGGTCGAGGCCGGCGTGCCAGTCCTGGGGGCCGCGGAAGGTGATGTAGGCGCGGACGTGCCCGTCACTGTTGCGTTGCAGCACCAGGCTGTGGCCGCCCGCCTTGGCCGACATGGTGCCGCGGCCGACCAGGCGGGCGATGCCGGGGTGCCGGCGGTCGACATCGTCGAAGCGGGCCTCCACCATCGTGACGCCGGCGTAGGAGGGCTGGGCGTCGGAGAGCGCGGGGCGTACCCGGGACCAGGCGCCGTCGGCGCCGACGACCAGGTCGAACTCCTCGGTGGTGCGGTCGTGGTGGTGCAGGCGGGCGGTGCCGCGGGGCAGTGGGGTGACGGCCCTTACGGAGTGGCCCCAGCGGACCGTGCCGGGGGTGAGGGAGTCCAGCAGGAGCGTGCGCAGCCGGCCGCGGTCGATCTCGGGCCTGCTCAGGTCGTCCTCGTCGGCCCGGTCGTGGCGTATCAGGGTCGCGTGGCGGTCGTACAGGCGCCACTCCTGGCCTTCGGGCCGGGACAGGGCGAGGAATCGGTCGAACAGTCCGGCCGCGCGCAGGGCGGCCTGGCCGGTGTCCGCGTCGATGTCGAGGGTGCCGCCCTGCGCGCGGGAGCGGGGGCCGGTGTCCCGCTCGAAGACCGTGACCGGCGCGCCGTGCCGCTGGAGGACGCGCGCGCAGACGAGGCCGCCGAGGCCGGCGCCGGCGATCGCGATGCGAGGGGTGGTGGACATGAGGGGCACGCTCCGTTCGACGGTGGAAGAGGGTGCGGTGCTGGTGTCCGGTCCACAGAAGCACAGTCGATCCAAACGTACAACCGCTCCGACTTTTTATCGGATCGCCTTTACGATCGAATCCCCTCAAGGGGTAGGGTGGGAGCATGGCCGAGACAACGACAGGGCGCCGCGAACGCAAGAAGGCGCTGACCAGGCAGGCCCTGGCGGACGCCGCGGTGCGGCTGTTCACCGAGCGCGGCTTCGACGACGTCGGGGTACGTGAGGTGGCGGAAGCGGCCGACGTCTCGCTGAGCACGCTCTTCAAGCACTTCCCCAGCAAGGAAGCCCTCGTCTTCGACCTGGACGCGGACATCGAGAGCGCCCTGGTCGCCGCCGTTCGCGACCGGGCCCCCGGTCAGCCCGTGCTGCACGCCCTGCGCGACCACATGGTGCGCAGCCGTACCGCCGTGCGGACCGACGACCCCGTGTTCGTCCTCGTCGAATCCACCCCCGCGCTGCGGGACTACGCCCGGCGCATGTGGTCACGCCACGAGCGGACACTGGCCGCCGTCCTCGCCGAGGCCACCGGACTCGCCCCGGAGGACCCCGCCGTCACCGGCCTGGCACGCTTCGCCCTGGAAGTCCCCGCCCTCGCCCGCGCGAGCGAGGACCCGGCCCGCACCACACACGACGTGTTCACCCTGCTGGAACACGGCTGGGCCGCCACCCCTCTGGCGCGACAGGAGGACCGCCCCGGCCGGGACGGGTGACCGCCGGGCCCGGCGCCCCGCGGGTGGCGGGCCGCGCTGTCGGCGGCACCTGCCACAATGCAGACCGCAGCTCGAAGAGAAAGCGGAGCGTGATCGTGACGGCATCTGGGGCGTCGATCGAAGGCAGGATCGCCGAGGAACTCGGTGTGCGGGAGCGGCAGGTGAAGGCGGCGGTCGACCTGCTCGACAGCGGGTCCACCGTGCCCTTCATCGCGCGCTACCGCAAGGAAGCGACCGAGATGCTCGACGACGCGCAGCTGCGCACGCTCGAGGAGCGGCTGCGCTATCTGCGGGAGCTGGAGGACCGGCGGACGGCGGTCCTGGAGTCGGTGCGCTCCCAGGGCAAGCTGGACGAGGCGCTGGAGGCGCGGATCCTCGCCGCCGACTCCAAGGCCCGCCTGGAGGACATCTACCTCCCCTTCAAGCCCAAGCGGCGCACCAAGGCGCAGATCGCCCGCGAGGCCGGTCTGGAGCCGCTCGCGGACGGCCTGCTGCGCGACCCCGGCGTGGAGCCGGCGGCCGCCGCGGCGGCCTTCGTCGACCCGGCGAAGGGCGTGGCGGACGCGGCCGCGGCCCTGGAGGGCGCCCGCGCCGTCCTCACCGAGCGGTTCGGCGAGGACGCCGACCTGATCGGCGAGCTGCGCGAGCGCATGTGGACGCGCGGCCGGGTCGCGGCGAAGGTGCGCGAGGGCAAGGAGGAGGCGGGCGCCAAGTTCGCCGACTACTTCGACTTCGCCGAGCCCTTCACCGAGCTGCCCTCGCACCGGGTGCTGGCCATGCTCCGCGGCGAGAAGGAGGAGGTCCTCGACCTCACCCTGGAGCCCGAGGAGCCCCCGGCCGACGGCGCGGCCGCCGGCCCGAGCTCGTACGAGCTGGCGGTGGCCCGCCGCTTCGGCATCGCGGACCGCGGCCGCCCGGCGGACAAGTGGCTGGGCGACACCGTGCGCTGGGCCTGGCGCACCCGGATCCTCGTCCACCTCGGCATCGACCTCCGGCTGCGGCTGCGGCAGGCCGCCGAGGACGAGGCCGTCCGGGTCTTCGCCGCCAACCTCCGGGACCTGCTGCTCGCGGCCCCGGCCGGGACGCGCGCCACGATGGGCCTCGACCCCGGGTTCCGTACGGGCGTGAAGGTCGCCGTCGTCGACGCCACCGGCAAGGTGTCCGCCACCGAGACGATCTACCCGCACGTCCCGCAGAACAAGTGGGACGCCTCGCTGGCCACCCTGGCCCGGCTGGCCCGGGAGCACGGCGTCGAGCTGATCGCGATCGGCAACGGCACGGCCTCCCGCGAGACGGACAAGCTCGCGACGGACCTGATCGCCCGCCATCCGGAGCTGAAGCTCACGAAGGTGATGGTGTCCGAGGCCGGCGCCTCGGTCTACTCCGCCTCCGCGTTCGCCTCGCAGGAGCTGCCCGGTCTGGACGTCTCGCTGCGCGGCGCGGTCTCCATCGCGCGCCGTCTCCAGGACCCGCTCGCCGAGCTGGTGAAGATCGACCCCAAGTCGATCGGCGTCGGCCAGTACCAGCACGACCTGTCCGAGGTGAAGCTCTCCCGCTCCCTCGACGCGGTCGTGGAGGACTGCGTCAACGGCGTGGGCGTCGACGTCAACACCGCGTCCGCGCCCCTGCTCTCGCGGGTCTCGGGCATCAGCTCCGGCCTCGCCGAGAACATCGTCGCCCACCGCGACGCCAACGGCCCCTTCCGGTCCCGCCGCGCGCTCAAGGACGTCTCCCGGCTCGGCCCCAAGGCGTACGAGCAGTGCGCCGGCTTCCTGCGCATCCGCGGCGGCGACGACCCGCTGGACGCGTCCAGCGTCCACCCCGAGGCGTATCCCGTGGTGCGGGCGATGGTGAAGTCGACGGGCGGCGAGGTCGCGGCGCTCATCGGCAACACCTCCGTGCTCCGCTCGCTGCGCCCGGAGACCTTCGTCGACGACTCCTTCGGCCTGCCGACCGTCACCGACATCCTCCGCGAGCTGGAGAAGCCGGGCCGCGACCCGCGCCCGGCGTTCCGGACGGCGACGTTCAAGGACGGCGTGGAGAAGATCGGCGACCTGACGCCGGGGATGATCCTGGAGGGCGTCGTCACCAATGTCGCCGCGTTCGGCGCCTTCGTCGACGTGGGTGTGCACCAGGACGGGCTCGTGCACGTCTCGGCGATGTCGAAGACGTTCGTGAAGGACCCCCGGGACGTGGTGAAGCCGGGGGACATCGTGCGGGTGAAGGTGATGGACGTCGACATCCCGCGCAAGCGGATCTCGCTGACGCTGCGGCTGGAGGACGGGGCGCCTTCCGGTGGGGGGCCGCAGGAGCGGGCGGACCGTGGGGACCGTGGGGGTCAGCGGCGGGGTGGTACGCCGCGGCCGCGGCGGGCGGAGGCTCCACGTGGGGCTGCGGCTCCGGCGAACGACGCGATGGCGGACGCGTTGCGGCGGGCGGGGCTGCTGGGCGGGCCGAAGGGGAAGTAGCCGCTGCGCGGGGCTTTTTCCCCAGCCCCGCCCCTTCCCGCTGCATCCGATGTGCGGCTCCGCCGCGTGCGGGGCTCCGCCCCGGACCCCGGTCCTCGAACTCCCCCAGCTACCGCTGGGAGGTGCCCCCGGACGGGCTGAAATCAGCCCGTCCGGCGCTTGAGGACACCGCGCGTCAGCGCGGCCGGGGGCCTGGGGGCGAAGCCCCCAGTCACGGGAAGGGGCGGGTAGGGGAAAAAGCCGCCCGCAGGGCTCTCAGCTCGCCCTCAGGCCCGTACGTCAGCGTTCCGTCACCCGCCCCGCCGCGACCTCGATCCGGCGAGTCGTCCGCACAGCGTCCAGCATCCGCCGGTCGTGCGTCACCAGCAGCAACGTCCCGTCGTACGAGTCCAGGGCCGACTCCAGCTGCTCGATCGCCGGCAGGTCGAGATGGTTCGTGGGCTCGTCCAGGACGAGGAGGTTGACTCCCCGGGCCTGGAGGAGGGCCAGGGCCGCGCGGGTGCGCTCGCCCGGGGAGAGGGTCTCGGCCCGGCGCAGCACGTGTGCCGCCTTCAGGCCGAACTTGGCGAGCAGGGTGCGGACGTCCGCGGGCTCCAGCTCGGGGACGGCCGCCCCGAAGGCGTCCAGCAGGGTGTCCGTGCCGAGGAACAGGCCGCGCGCCTGGTCGACCTCGCCGACGACGACGCCGGGGCCCAGGGCCGCGGCGCCCGCGTCCAGCGGCAGCCGGCCGAGCAGGGCGGCGAGCAGGGTGGACTTGCCGGAGCCGTTGACCCCGGTGATGGCGACCCGGTCCGCCCAGTCGATCTGGAGGTCGACGGGGCCGAAGGCGAAGGAGCCGCGGCGCACCTCGGCGCCGCGCAGGGTGGCCACGACCGCCCCGGAGCGCGGCGCGGCGGCGATCTCCATGCGCAGCTCCCACTCCTTGCGGGGCTCCTCGACGACGTCCAGGCGCTCGATGAGCCGCTCCGTCTGCCGGGCCTTGGCCGCCTGCTTCTCCGTCGACTCGGCGCGCAGCTTGCGGCCGATCTTGTCGTTGTCGGTGGCCTTGCGGCGGGCGTTGCGGACGCCCTTCTCCATCCAGTTCCGCTGGGTGTTCGCGCGGGACTCCAGGGCGGCGCGGGTGTCGGCGTACTGCTCGTACTCCTCGCGGGCGTGCCGGCGGGCGGTCTCGCGCTCCTCCAGATAGGCGTCGTAGCCGCCGCCGTAGAGGGTGATCTGCTGCTGGGCGAGGTCGAGTTCGAGGACCTTGTCGACGGTGCGGGCGAGGAACTCGCGGTCGTGGCTGACCAGGACCGTGCCGGCGCGCAGGCCGGTGACGAAGCTCTCCAGGCGGGCGAGGCCCTCCAGGTCGAGGTCGTTGGTGGGCTCGTCGAGCAGGAAGACGTCGTAGCGGCTGAGGAGCAGGGAGGCGAGGCCGGCGCGGGCGGCCTGGCCGCCGGAGAGGCTGGTCATGTGCCGGTCGAGGTCGACGGTGAGGCCCAGGGAGGCGGTGACCTCCTCGGCGCGCTCGTCCAGGTCGGCGCCGCCGAGGGCGAGCCAGCGGTCGAGCCCGAGGGCGTACGCGTCGTCCGCGCCCGGGGCGCCGTCGACGAGGGCCTGGGTGGCGGCGTCGAGCGCGGCCTGGGCCTCGGCGACGCCGGTGCGGCGGGCGAGGAAGGCGCGGACCGTCTCGCCGGGGCGGCGCTCGGGCTCCTGGGGCAGGTGGCCGACGTTCGCCGTGGGCGGGCTGAGCCGGAGCGTGCCCTCCTCGGGGGTGTCCAGGCCGGCCAGCAGCCGCAGCAGGGTGGACTTGCCGGCGCCGTTGGCGCCGACCAGGCCGATGACGTCGCCGGGGGCGACGACGAGGTCGAGGCCGGCGAAGAGGGTGCGGTCACCGTGCCCTGCGGCGAGGTCCTTGGCGACGAGAGTGGTGCTCATATCCCCTCGACTCTAGCCGCTGGAGGGGACGGTTCCGTACCGGATTTCCGTGGGGTGGCCCCGCCCCGGCGGGGCGGGGCCACCGAGGGGCGGAAGAGGTCAGCGGGTGCCGGCGGGGAGGTGGTCGAGGCCGGCCGGGGGCCGGATGCCGGGCCGCGGTGTGCCGGTGGGGGGCGCGGGCCGTTCCGTGGCCCGGTGGTCACCGGCGGTGGCGCGGGCGAAGGCCGCGTAGCCGCCGACGAGGGGCAGCCGGGCGGTGGTGCCGCGCAGGTCCACCGTGACGCGCGGGGTGGTGGAGGCGGGCTCGATGAGACCCGCGTCCGTGCCGGCGACGATCAGGGCCAGCCGGTGGCCGGCGGGGACGACGTGGTCGGTGGCGGCGAGGTCGAGGGAGATCCTGTAGGGCTTGCCGGGGGTGACGGGCCGTGCGGGGGCGGGGTCGGCGTAGTGGCCGAGGTCGGCCCAGCCGCGGCTGAAGACGGTGTGGCCGACCTGTTCCTTGTCGGCCTCGGTCCGCTTGAAGCAGCCGGTGTCCTGCGGGGTGCCGCTGCCCCAGCAGCTGCGGTCGTCGAGGGTGAGGATGCCCTCGCCGCGTGCCGCGTAGTCGCGGACGGTGGCGGGGCCGAGGTCGACGAGGACGGCGGAGAGGTGGGCGGAGGCGGTGGACGGGGTGACGGTCAGGTCGACGCGCGAGGAGCCGGAGAGCCGCAGGTCGCGGGTGAGCGGCGGGGTGACGAAGCCGGTCTTGCCGGGGGTCGGCTCGTCGATCCGGGTGGCCCAGTCGTGCTCGTTCAGCTTGGGGTCGTCGGTGAACGCGGCGGTGGCGCCGCGCGGCGCGGGGGCGAGGCCGAGGGTGCCGACGCCGGTCACGGGGCCCTCGGCGGGGCGCAGGGCGGTGGTCCGGGTGCCGCCGGGCGGCCAGACGCGGTCGGTGGACCACTGGTCGGGGGCGCGCTCGATGTCCGCCATCGGTTCGCGATCGACGCCGTTGTCG from Streptomyces albireticuli carries:
- a CDS encoding SCO6745 family protein, whose amino-acid sequence is MTTLPPRAGRRCHNFLNPLHSTVYFSPDLLTEMAAIGVADRRGAYFASRAAALGRVGAGAVTATFYGFAPSLVARHVPAVWDTAAPETVLPARLRAVDSTLRRLLGDDAVTSADMAEAAELALRAAEACSPAARPLYAAHAGLPVPEAPHLAFWHAATLLREHRGDGHLTALLRAGLDPVESLLSHQASGHGMSPKWVLATRGWSEEELTAGQERLRGRGLLAADGELTEEGLGLRKDLEDETDRLDAAPYEHLGAAGVARLTELAGGFAAAAFAAGAFPADLVGKG
- a CDS encoding FAD-dependent oxidoreductase encodes the protein MSTTPRIAIAGAGLGGLVCARVLQRHGAPVTVFERDTGPRSRAQGGTLDIDADTGQAALRAAGLFDRFLALSRPEGQEWRLYDRHATLIRHDRADEDDLSRPEIDRGRLRTLLLDSLTPGTVRWGHSVRAVTPLPRGTARLHHHDRTTEEFDLVVGADGAWSRVRPALSDAQPSYAGVTMVEARFDDVDRRHPGIARLVGRGTMSAKAGGHSLVLQRNSDGHVRAYITFRGPQDWHAGLDLADTEAVRARLLARYQGWHESLLDILRDNEGGFIDRPMFVLPVPHSWQRVPGVTLLGDAAHLMPPAGVGANLALLDGAELARAVIDHPTVDEALDSYESVMLPRAADNARAARRMLATLLPDTDSDEAVFPDSLWPDGTLPDPRPARTG
- a CDS encoding TetR/AcrR family transcriptional regulator, translating into MAETTTGRRERKKALTRQALADAAVRLFTERGFDDVGVREVAEAADVSLSTLFKHFPSKEALVFDLDADIESALVAAVRDRAPGQPVLHALRDHMVRSRTAVRTDDPVFVLVESTPALRDYARRMWSRHERTLAAVLAEATGLAPEDPAVTGLARFALEVPALARASEDPARTTHDVFTLLEHGWAATPLARQEDRPGRDG
- a CDS encoding Tex family protein, encoding MTASGASIEGRIAEELGVRERQVKAAVDLLDSGSTVPFIARYRKEATEMLDDAQLRTLEERLRYLRELEDRRTAVLESVRSQGKLDEALEARILAADSKARLEDIYLPFKPKRRTKAQIAREAGLEPLADGLLRDPGVEPAAAAAAFVDPAKGVADAAAALEGARAVLTERFGEDADLIGELRERMWTRGRVAAKVREGKEEAGAKFADYFDFAEPFTELPSHRVLAMLRGEKEEVLDLTLEPEEPPADGAAAGPSSYELAVARRFGIADRGRPADKWLGDTVRWAWRTRILVHLGIDLRLRLRQAAEDEAVRVFAANLRDLLLAAPAGTRATMGLDPGFRTGVKVAVVDATGKVSATETIYPHVPQNKWDASLATLARLAREHGVELIAIGNGTASRETDKLATDLIARHPELKLTKVMVSEAGASVYSASAFASQELPGLDVSLRGAVSIARRLQDPLAELVKIDPKSIGVGQYQHDLSEVKLSRSLDAVVEDCVNGVGVDVNTASAPLLSRVSGISSGLAENIVAHRDANGPFRSRRALKDVSRLGPKAYEQCAGFLRIRGGDDPLDASSVHPEAYPVVRAMVKSTGGEVAALIGNTSVLRSLRPETFVDDSFGLPTVTDILRELEKPGRDPRPAFRTATFKDGVEKIGDLTPGMILEGVVTNVAAFGAFVDVGVHQDGLVHVSAMSKTFVKDPRDVVKPGDIVRVKVMDVDIPRKRISLTLRLEDGAPSGGGPQERADRGDRGGQRRGGTPRPRRAEAPRGAAAPANDAMADALRRAGLLGGPKGK
- a CDS encoding ABC-F family ATP-binding cassette domain-containing protein, with the translated sequence MSTTLVAKDLAAGHGDRTLFAGLDLVVAPGDVIGLVGANGAGKSTLLRLLAGLDTPEEGTLRLSPPTANVGHLPQEPERRPGETVRAFLARRTGVAEAQAALDAATQALVDGAPGADDAYALGLDRWLALGGADLDERAEEVTASLGLTVDLDRHMTSLSGGQAARAGLASLLLSRYDVFLLDEPTNDLDLEGLARLESFVTGLRAGTVLVSHDREFLARTVDKVLELDLAQQQITLYGGGYDAYLEERETARRHAREEYEQYADTRAALESRANTQRNWMEKGVRNARRKATDNDKIGRKLRAESTEKQAAKARQTERLIERLDVVEEPRKEWELRMEIAAAPRSGAVVATLRGAEVRRGSFAFGPVDLQIDWADRVAITGVNGSGKSTLLAALLGRLPLDAGAAALGPGVVVGEVDQARGLFLGTDTLLDAFGAAVPELEPADVRTLLAKFGLKAAHVLRRAETLSPGERTRAALALLQARGVNLLVLDEPTNHLDLPAIEQLESALDSYDGTLLLVTHDRRMLDAVRTTRRIEVAAGRVTER